The proteins below are encoded in one region of Triticum aestivum cultivar Chinese Spring chromosome 1B, IWGSC CS RefSeq v2.1, whole genome shotgun sequence:
- the LOC123119530 gene encoding E3 ubiquitin-protein ligase RZFP34 isoform X2 has translation MDLGAEQHGCEHYTRRCRIRAPCCGEVFGCRHCHNQAKNSLEVDLLDRHEIPRHEISKVICSLCNKEQDVQQNCSGCGACMGKYFCEKCNFFDDDISKKQYHCDGCGICRTGGMDNFFHCEKCGCCYSNVLKDSHHCVERAMHHNCPVCFEYLFDSTMDISVLHCGHTIHLECLNEMRVHHHFACPVCSRSACDMTDAWQKLDQEVAATPMPEFYQKKMVWILCNDCGATSSVRFHVLAQKCPGCSSYNTRETRGGPATAACSRV, from the exons ATGGATTTGGGGGCAGAGCAGCACGg CTGCGAGCATTACACGAGGAGGTGCAGGATACGGGCGCCCTGCTGTGGCGAGGTCTTCGGCTGCCGGCATTGCCATAACCAAGCTAAG AATTCGCTGGAGGTGGACCTCCTCGACCGGCACGAGATCCCCCGCCACGAAATCAGCAAG GTTATCTGCTCTCTCTGCAACAAAGAACAGGAT GTGCAACAGAACTGCTCCGGTTGTGGGGCATGCATGGGAAAATACTTCTGTGAAAAATGCAACTTCTTTGACGATGAT ATCTCAAAGAAGCAGTACCACTGCGATGGATGCGGCATCTGCAG AACTGGCGGCATGGACAATTTCTTCCACTGCGAAAAATGCG GGTGTTGCTACAGCAATGTTTTGAAGGACTCTCATCATTGTGTGGAACGAGCAATGCATCACAACTGCCCTGTCTGCTTCGAG TATCTATTTGACTCGACCATGGACATCAGCGTACTGCACTGCGGGCACACGATCCATTTGGAATGCCTGAACGAGATGAGGGTTCATCACCA CTTCGCGTGCCCGGTCTGCTCACGGTCGGCCTGCGACATGACGGATGCATGGCAGAAGCTCGACCAGGAGGTCGCCGCCACGCCCATGCCAGAGTTCTACCAGAAGAAGATG gtaTGGATCCTTTGCAACGACTGCGGGGCGACGTCGAGCGTGCGCTTCCATGTCCTGGCGCAAAAGTGTCCTGGGTGCAGCTCCTACAACACCAGGGAGACGAGGGGCGGCCCGGCTACAGCGGCGTGCTCCAGAGTCTGA
- the LOC123119530 gene encoding E3 ubiquitin-protein ligase RZFP34 isoform X1, producing MDLGAEQHGCEHYTRRCRIRAPCCGEVFGCRHCHNQAKNSLEVDLLDRHEIPRHEISKVICSLCNKEQDVQQNCSGCGACMGKYFCEKCNFFDDDISKKQYHCDGCGICRTGGMDNFFHCEKCGALGVKVTAFNVLKDSHHCVERAMHHNCPVCFEYLFDSTMDISVLHCGHTIHLECLNEMRVHHHFACPVCSRSACDMTDAWQKLDQEVAATPMPEFYQKKMVWILCNDCGATSSVRFHVLAQKCPGCSSYNTRETRGGPATAACSRV from the exons ATGGATTTGGGGGCAGAGCAGCACGg CTGCGAGCATTACACGAGGAGGTGCAGGATACGGGCGCCCTGCTGTGGCGAGGTCTTCGGCTGCCGGCATTGCCATAACCAAGCTAAG AATTCGCTGGAGGTGGACCTCCTCGACCGGCACGAGATCCCCCGCCACGAAATCAGCAAG GTTATCTGCTCTCTCTGCAACAAAGAACAGGAT GTGCAACAGAACTGCTCCGGTTGTGGGGCATGCATGGGAAAATACTTCTGTGAAAAATGCAACTTCTTTGACGATGAT ATCTCAAAGAAGCAGTACCACTGCGATGGATGCGGCATCTGCAG AACTGGCGGCATGGACAATTTCTTCCACTGCGAAAAATGCGGTGCGTTGGGTGTGAAAGTTACTGCGTT CAATGTTTTGAAGGACTCTCATCATTGTGTGGAACGAGCAATGCATCACAACTGCCCTGTCTGCTTCGAG TATCTATTTGACTCGACCATGGACATCAGCGTACTGCACTGCGGGCACACGATCCATTTGGAATGCCTGAACGAGATGAGGGTTCATCACCA CTTCGCGTGCCCGGTCTGCTCACGGTCGGCCTGCGACATGACGGATGCATGGCAGAAGCTCGACCAGGAGGTCGCCGCCACGCCCATGCCAGAGTTCTACCAGAAGAAGATG gtaTGGATCCTTTGCAACGACTGCGGGGCGACGTCGAGCGTGCGCTTCCATGTCCTGGCGCAAAAGTGTCCTGGGTGCAGCTCCTACAACACCAGGGAGACGAGGGGCGGCCCGGCTACAGCGGCGTGCTCCAGAGTCTGA